One window of Lytechinus variegatus isolate NC3 chromosome 2, Lvar_3.0, whole genome shotgun sequence genomic DNA carries:
- the LOC121407820 gene encoding prefoldin subunit 4-like — MALSMKKATGGDDDVNVTFEDQQKINKFARKSNKLGEIQDEIANKKKDLQNLEDASDELVLGDDDASIPYQIGEVFFNQSLEDAQQSVEDAKTRMEEEIAELEGQGDALKGELGDLKAQLYAKFGNNINLEMDED; from the exons gatgatgatgtgaATGTCACATTTGAAGATCAGCAGAAGATCAACAAGTTTGCAAGGAAGAGTAATAAACTTGGAGAAATCCAGGATGAAATTGCAAATAAAAAG AAAGATCTTCAGAACCTGGAGGATGCGAGCGATGAATTGGTCCTTGGAGATGATGATGCTTCCATACC GTATCAGATCGGGGAGGTGTTCTTCAACCAGAGTCTGGAAGATGCCCAGCAGTCGGTAGAGGATGCCAAGACGAGGATGGAGGAGGAGATCGCTGAATTAGAGGGCCAAGGAGATGCTCTGAAGGGAGAACTAGGAGATCTCAAGGCTCAGCTTTATGCCAAATTTGGAAATAACATCAATTTGGAGATGGATGAAGATTGA